The genomic window TTTGCACCTTTTGTATTTACTTCAACTGGTATATTAGTAAATGTACTTTTAGATTATGTATTTTTAGGAATATTTAAATTTGATATTTCTGGTGCAGCCATAGCAACAGTTCTTTCACAAGTTATATCAGCGGTCTTATTGTGTATTTACATAAGAACACCTAAATCTAAATTTAGAAAAATGAAAATATTTAAAATAGATAATCCGTATATGTATATGAGATTGATAAGAATAGGATTACCTTCTGGTATAAGTCAGGCACTATTTACTATAATTTCTATAGTAATAGCACATAAAATAGCAGGTATAGATATAAAGGCTTTAGGAGTACAAAGGCTAGGGGTTCAATTTGAAGCATTTTCATGGAATATAGCAAGTGGTTTATCTAGTGCAGTTGCAACTTATGTGGCACAAAATTATGGTGCGAAAAAATATGATAGAGTAAGTGAAGTATATAGATTATCAATGAAGAGTATATCAATATTTGGCTTGATGATTAGTATAGTATTTATTGCATTTGCAAGACCTTTATATTCTAGTTTTTTTGAAGATGAAAAATTTGTAAATTATGGAGTATATTATTTAAGAATAATAGGACTAACTCAGATTTTTCAATGTATAGAGATAATAACAGGTGGAGCATTCAATGGTATTGGTAAG from Oceanivirga salmonicida includes these protein-coding regions:
- a CDS encoding MATE family efflux transporter, whose translation is FAPFVFTSTGILVNVLLDYVFLGIFKFDISGAAIATVLSQVISAVLLCIYIRTPKSKFRKMKIFKIDNPYMYMRLIRIGLPSGISQALFTIISIVIAHKIAGIDIKALGVQRLGVQFEAFSWNIASGLSSAVATYVAQNYGAKKYDRVSEVYRLSMKSISIFGLMISIVFIAFARPLYSSFFEDEKFVNYGVYYLRIIGLTQIFQCIEIITGGAFNGIGKVKQPTIIGVIGTSLRIPFVYLLAPIFGINIIWWVISASMLLKGIVSYIWFTKSWNSFIIKENELKRGMV